GACGAAAAGAGCGTCCATATCCGGGCTGAAGGAGATCCCAGATATCTCGCCAAAGAAGTCCAGCTCTTGCCTTTTGGTGTAGTCGCTCCGGGCGTCGAAGATCTGGACGAAGTCCGCATGTTCCGCCATCGCCAGGAACTGCCCGTCAGAAGTGAAGCGGATCGACCTAATGGCCCCAAGGTTGCCCTTCAGTACATGGATGGCTTTCGACAGGTTTCTCACGTCCCAGACTCGGCATGTCTTGTCTTGGTTCCCGGTAGCAAACGTTCGTCCATCAGGGCTCCAGGCCGATGCGAACGAGTAGTCGTGATGGCCTTTCATGGCATGAAGCGTCTGCATCCAGAATAAGAAATGGTGTACCCACTTAATTACAAATCAGCATTTCAATTTGAAATATCAATCAGAGTTTGGCTAACATGGGATTTCTGATGTATGGGTTGGCATGGGCTAGTAGTATACCTCTCCTGAATTCGCATCAACAAGTAAAGCATCAGGATGGTCCCCCACGGCGAGAACAAGCTTTCTGTCGGGACTCAGCGATGTATGCTGCATTAACAAAATAATAGTAAGGCCAGAGTAAAACAACAAGTGCACTTAGAGCATTCCAGTGATTCCGATACTGGTGTTGGTCTCCGTTTACTATGAATACTATGTCGCAAAGGCAGCGACCCAAAATGAGGGGCATGTGCAAGACTTGCCCTGAAGGATGCCAATTGCTGCAGATGAGGCACCATAATTCTCAGTTCTCATCATCCCCTAGATCCAGAAAACAGAAGTACATAACTGCAAAGTTCTGTCAGCTCTGGTAAAAgatttttattccttttttttAACACTGCCAACTTCAAGTTTGATACTCCTGTTTTGCTCTTGACATCACACATTCTTGTTTAATTTTATTAAATTGGTCAACAACAGGGTACAAAAGTAAGCCCCATATGACATAGGACATATCAAGATGATTGTAAACAAGCATATTGACAGAAGCAATGCGACAAGATCACAACATTATGTAACCAATTGTTCCAGCTTTccaaaacaaataaaagaaataaaagaaataacCAAAGGGACTTACATTCACTGGACAATCAAACTGAAAGTGATTGCACAACTGGAATCTCTCCATGTCATAGTCTCTTACACCGTTGTCATTACTCGATGCCATGAAATGAACAGCGCCACTAGGGGAGAAAACAGAACTGGCATGAACATACACCCAATGAGGTCGCATCATTAATAAAGGGGACATGACATTACCTAGAAGTATTGAATATCTCAATTGCATTAGTAAGAGCATTATCATCATGTGATGTTCGACAACAAAAGCTTATCCCTTCTCGATCAAGGTGCTGCATTCCACATCAACATTAGATCAACACTAAGAGTTCATAAACATATTAAGCAATTTGAGTACATGCACGACAACATTGCATTTTGATTCCAAAGGATTTGAGCCAAATTGTAAATCACCATGCCAAAAGATAGCACAATATGGATTTGATTCAAAAGGTTTGAGTCACCTTGGGTAACATACCTTGCAGATTAGCTCCCCTTGAAATCCGCCAGCTACCAGCAAATTGTCCTTGACTGCCATGGTACTAACCTTGGTCTGAGAAAACCCCTCTAATAGACTTCCTGGGTGCTTCTGTAATAAGAGATCCATAACACTCAATAGAAGAATAACAAGATAAGATGTAGCCTGTAGAGGATGTGAAAAATGGAGACAGATAATAAATTGCAATCAGGTGTATAGTACCTCCTTTGGTGCCACATGACCTTGGACGTTCATAAGTTCAGTATCCACGCCACTCAATGCAGACCAGTGAAGGACTGAGTAATGTGACATCAGGTAGACATCATGCTTGGATGTCGCCCATACTAAATTTCTCAGCTGCAGGCAAAATTCAAGTCAATTGTTTGATGCTCTTGACAGCGCAGATCAAATCGGTTTAAAAATAGGAGGGGTTATCAATGAAGAATCTGATACCAAATGCAAATGGTTAGCTGAAACAGCACGTATTCACAAGAGATTGCAGACAGAGACACATAATCAGGACTTGCAAAGATCCCTGAACTAATTAAATTCATACGGTAAAAGTTTCTCCAAACTGCCATGTAAACTATAATTAATCCAAAAGATACAAGAACCAGCCTCGGTCCTGATGTTCAAGACTAACTCCATCTCTTCTTTCACGTATGGATGCATTTCATCATCTATGCAATTTTTAAGCAAGCATTTCAGAGACAGAATAAACCCACCTGGAAATGTAGTATAGTTGACTTTACAGATCTAGTATTTTTTCTGAATTCGTAATACATTCCGTCTTTCTCAGTCTGTTTGCATTCCTGTTCTAAGACATGTATCAGTTGTTAGAAACATCTAGACAGAAAACTTTGCATAAGCTGTTGAACTTTCTACAAGACACACCTCGGCTGCTTCTTCTCCAGAATTAGGAATGTTCTCATAGTTTTTGTACTCCTGCAATCTGGTCTATCTGTACCGTTCACGTGTGATAGCCAGCCTCTCCCATTGTATTCCTTGGATGTCTTTTTCTTTTCTAGTGGGCGCTACCCCCCAAGTATCTGGAAACTGACTCTAAACAGAGAAGGAGGGATAACTATTTAGAGCATCACAGCTTGGTTTATGTAATTAACACAATGGTAGATTAGCAAAAAAATCATATTTAAACTCttgttgttcaagttcaagattGGTCCATAAACTTAACAGCTGAGCAAGACAAATAACTGCTTCCTTATCCTATGTCCAGAATTACAACAAACCCAGAGTGGTTTAGAAATGGAAGACAGAATAGACGGAACAATAGAAACATTTTACATGGCATGGCAAGCAGAGAAGAGACTTGCAACAGATATGTAGATAACAAAAAGACAGGGCCATGAACAGTAGAGAACAAATGACATTGTGCAAATGGTAAGGGGACAAGCTTCATAGATTGAGACAACCCTCTAAACCAGAAACAAATGTATCACGCTCCCAAGCATGAATTTTTTTGCCGTTTCATTCACCCCTCTCAAAACAAGAGAATGAACAATCAGTGCCCCAATCAAGCCATTCATATGGTCATATAACTGATTCATGCCTATATAGTAGTTAGTACACAACAAACAGAGCTACATAATCGAATCCCAACAGCAGCATTCAAGTGTCCACACTTGCAGTTCTAGTCATCATTGGAATAGTAATGTTCGAACTTCTGCTAACCCAATAAGAAGTGCATTTACACCAATCTTGCGTAGGCTTAGTTCCAACGGCGATGACACGACAATACAAAACAACTGATGGACATACCAAAAAGGTCCGATCTTCATCATCCAGGTCTAAATCGGAGTTCCTTGCTCCTTGCTCATGGTGCCCGTCATCGCCCGTGTCTTCGACGTGGTCATCCGTATCAGAATCATCATACCAGTCATCGACGTCGCCGCCGCCATAATTGCACATCGATCCTCGCCTAGGAGAGAGTGCGTCACAAACCTGTAAAGAAAACAAACACCACCACCATCAGCAACGGTGCTCCAGCCGAAACGACTTGCAAGTCGAGCGGAGACGCAAGAACAGCTAGCACCTCCTACACCAGTCCACAAGTAATAGCAGCTGCTAATTAACCACAACAGCAGTTACTACAAATCTAGCGGCTCTCCGCAGTTTCTATTAGCACCACGGCATATTAGCAGGCTCTGAACATCTGAACACTTAGGGACAATCATAAGCAAACATGATGTGAACAGAACGAAGTCAACACGGGGTGGAATTCGCTAGCACACGAAAGGGGGGAACGGATCGAACAGAGAGCCAACAGTCGCATGATTAGCAGCGGACTGAAACGAGTAAGAACGCAATTTTCCGCCACAAATCGGGGATGCGCATGCCACTGAATGATtccccgcgccgcgccgcgccgccccaAACCCTAGGAGCCTATCGCGGCTCCTCGCCGCGGGGAAAATTCACAGAAGGATCGCCAAAACGACGGAGAAACGGAGGGCGCGACAGGACGTACTGTACCTCAGGAGACTCCGCCAAAGCCGAGCGGAGATGGGTTCTCTTCTCCCGGAGGTGTGAGAAACTGTTCGTCAGCGGAGCGgcttcttccttctcttctctctcccgaACAGTAGACTAATTTTCAATTTTGTACTCCCTCTATTtcacaatacatgccttccatttgtcaaaatataaaTGTATCTAAACATGTTTTAGTATGTAGGTACATTCATTTTTAGACAAATGAAAGTCAAGTATTTTGAAACGGAGAGAGTATTGATGTTTGCGTGCTCGTCAGTTCAGTGCGTCAGTTAGATGGACGGGAGCGGAGCGGCGATAGCGCCTAGGAAGAAGCAATGGGGTGGCGGGGGCATTTCGGTCACCGTTCCTGTTTCGAAACCCTTTCGCTCTTCGACGGAATCAAAAGGACATATTTACATATTTAGTGATGTAAAAAAAGACATATTTTTTTGCGGGGTTAAAAGGATTTCATTGCTCAACTGTTGGAATATTCGTTCCTACATAGCAGAGGAACATCTGCAGGTCCAGAGCGCAACCAAACTGCAGTTCGGCCCTCCGATCGTCCGAAAGCAGCAAGGGTGTGGGTAACAACGTTCTGATTCCTACTTACATGAGCAATAGAGATATTCCTTTCACCAAAGAGCCTCTTAATATCCTGAACTATCATTCTATGTGACGATCTGTCAAGGATAGGCGACTTGATCAACTTGATCCCATCCATGCAGTCCATCTCGATGTCTACCGACCGAGTAGACCATTGTAGAGCAAGGCTTAATCCCTCCTGGCACGCCAACAGCTCAGCCTGGAGCGGTCCGgaacaatgcaagatgcaacgaCAAGCGGAGAAGATAATGTTGCTGTCATTATCACGTAGGATCATACCGGCTCCTGCTAATCCACCGTCGGTATAAACGAACGATCCGTCAATATTCAGCTTCACGCGACCGGCAGAATCGTAACCATAGAATACGGTTGAAATGGAGCAGCAGAATGCCTACGTGTATGCACGGTTTCTCAATAAAATAAATATGCATTGAGTGTTATTTTttttaaacggaggcaaaagctttgcctcatccATTAATTAAGCAGAAGAGAATTGCCCGGTTAATTAACGAAGAACCGGGCGAAAACCGTCACAAACCGCTGAGCGGCACATACAGACCGTGCCAGAACTCAGCCACCCTCGTCGAGGGCAGCGCACCTCCGACTCTGAAGAAGAGATTGAAAGAAGAACTATGCCAGGCTGGCGCCGTGGAAGACCACCGAACCGACCACCTGCTGCCTGTCATCGTTGCCACAGGGCCCCGCCGCCGCAGCTCCGACTTCACCGCAACAAACAAACCGAGGTAATCTCACGGACACGTCGGAGAAGAGCCGACTACCGCAACCACCGCAACGCCTCCGACTTCACTCGCCCCATCATCGTTACCACAGAAGCCTCGACACCACATCAATGCCTTCCACCACCCAACCTCCCAACACACCCACTGGTCCCTCTGACTGGATTAACCTCCAAAATCAATGCCCTCAAGAGGGGAACAACGTCAACACGCCGCCAACGACCGACCCTCAGGTCTGGAGTTTTCCCCGGAGTTGTCCCTCGCAGAGGAAAAGAGAGCATCCCGTCGACGCCTTCAGGAAGGTCACGGCGTCCACGGACGCCGCCGTCACAGGCTCCAGCCATGGCCAGAAACGGGTTTTCACCCAGCCCTCGAAATCCGCTGGTCGACAGCCAATCCGTCAGCCCACCTTCGGACCTACCCTCGCTGCACCTCCACGCATCAGCCACCCCGGCAGCCGAATCTTGCATCCCCATCGCCGTAGCAAGATGGGATGCCTCGTCGGTCGCCTCTCCTTCGCCCAGGCCAGAGCCTGAGTACCCACGCTGACTCCAGATCTGAGTGCCAAGCCCCACGACCTGTCGCGCTCCGGTCCGCAGCCAACACCACCGCGTCGCCCAGCAGGAACGACGCCCAAGCTCCGGGGTCGTCGCCCCGGCGTCCAGCCTCAGCCCCCTGCAGCACCACATCCGCACAGCCTCCAGCAGCACCAAATCCTCACCGCGTGCAGCCACCGACAGCCGCACACGCCGCGCCCCTGTCGAGCCCGCGCTGCTCGCGGTCGCCGCGAGCCCGTCCCCGCACCTTCATGCCCCTTGATGCGCCCGACCGCGCCAGATCCGCGCCCGGCCGTGCTAGATCCACCCCCAGCTGCCCCTTGCATCTGCTGCTCTGCAGACCTCCACCCGCTGGCCCCGCGCAGCCGCACCACTGCGGCGCCCCGACCACCCCGCCCCAACGGCGCCCAAAGCCGTCGCCGGGGCAGCCAGATCCGCCGCACGGGCCTCGCCTCGGACCTCCACTTGCCAGCGTCGCGCACCCACACCTCCGTGCCGACCAGGCCACCGCGACCCCCTTCGCATGCACCGCGCCGACTGGCGCTGCCTCGCCGCGACGCCTCGAGCGCGAGCGCCCTCGCCAAAGCGTGAAACCCTGCTGAATCGAGCAGCCCGCGCCACCCAAACCCCAGCGAGAGGAGGGaagggccccgccgccgcccgggctTTGCCCGGCGACGCCCTCCGACGACGGCGAGGGGAGGATGGACGGGGGTTGTGccgctggcggcggcggctgggttCGCTCCCAGGCCGCCCGCGGGAGCGACCAAAGGAGCGTCTTTTAGTGGGTTGCATTGAGTGTTATTATTACATCAACCAAATACAATGATAATTTGACCTACAAAAAAAATACAACCATAAtttgatactccctctgttcggGATTATTAGGCTAGTGAGATCCATTCCTACTAGGTCGTTGCAATTAAGTCACGTGAAAACCTACATGGCTCAATTACCCTTCCAACCGTCAAGAGAAATTAATTACATTGTAAGATTCACTTTACGAAATTTTTTTCATACCACCTACTTTGTATGGAATCCATAGGAAGATGTCCATTGAATTCAACCTCGTGGGAATGTTTTATTAACAACCATGACATGCCCCTAGTCCtttaaaaaatattttttgaGTTTTTTCGTTGCATGGCCAAACAACTTTTCTGACACATTCGTGTGTCATCATGCATTATTCAACATGCCATGACATCCAGTTTGTATGTTTGTTCTATTATTGTGCTTTGGAAGTCCTGCAAAGCAGAAAGACCATGAGATGCCAAACATATCCAAACCAAAGGTAAAAAGAAACATTGTATGGTATCTAAGTTTAGAGGGATGAGTCACAAGACAAACCCTACCCGTGGCAAATAGTGTAAGTTTTACTCTCCACCCACCCTACTCATAGGAGATAGCCGTTTTTGTGCGGTGAGGTGGGAGGACCACGGTCCACGGATCATGTCTGGTGTGTAATTAGGTACCTCTTTTGTGAGTTTTATATGTCATTTGCGGCAATAGTACAAGCATTGTCATACCGAATAAAATGTCTCCCGGTTCTGTTTCCGGCCTATAGTAGCAATCCCAGTCTACTCCATGGAGCAAGTGGTTCTCACAGTCTAGACCACGGTGTTCTTGGTCCTGGTTTGGCTATGGAGCAGCAATTTTGACGACCTGGAGCTTGCGAGGGGGTCATCCCCTATTTCGTCGCATTCATCCACATTAGGTTTTCACCTTGTACAGTGGTGACTAGTCATGTGAATCTTCAAAATATGTAACATTATCTCGGTTTTCGTTGGTCTCATCTTCTGTTGTTTTATTATCATCAGACATCGAAGATTATTAAGATGTAGAAGACGAAGCTAGAGATGTGATTTCAAAGAACCTTGATATAACTTCCAGTGTTTATTAGAGGTCTATGTTGTTGGTGTTCATTTCAGTTATTCAGTCAATTGTACTATCTTTCTACTCTCTTTATTAAACATAACCAAATCTATATAGTTGCTTCTAAAAAAGACCAAGACAGAGAGGTATCAATATGAAGAAAAAAAGAACTAGACTACCATTCATGTTGTCCACATGGGAGAGGGGAGGATCCCTGATCAACCCTCCAACTGTGCACTTGTTACCTCCACCAACTCTTTCCCTTTTTGCGACAAACCAACTCTTTTCTTTTGACTATTGAAGCATATGCCAAACATAAAGACAGAGTGTAGATCTACAACAAAGAAGAGTTTTTCCCCTTAGCAAAGACCATGTCATTTCAGCATAGCCATTGCGATCAATAGGGATCATTGCCCCAATCAAGATTTGGGTTCTTAGTTTTGTACCAAACAAACAGCAAATTACCAAACGTATTGGCAACACAATGAGATAACACGTGCATATGTTCAGGAGCGTGCTCGGCCCAAAAAGCCAAAAAGTAACTAGGGGGGCAAGTGAGTGGGAGCGCATTATTCGGCTAACTGGGGCCCAACTAGTAAAATATTGGGCTTCAAAGATGAAAAAATAGAAATCAAGTGAGTGCCAAGGCCCCAACTAGACCTAATGTGGGTCCACCCCTGCGTCTTCAAAAGTGTCTAGGCTAATCTTCCGAATAGATGCCTCCACATAAGTGCACCATGGAGGGAATATTCGAATCTGAGCTCAGGCTCATCTGATCCCGAAATCTCCTCCATTCCTTCGCATATGGATCCACGCCCTCGAATGTATATGATGTGGTATTCTGGCTGTATTGTCTATTACCGTTGCCGACGCGCAGGTGCATTTATTTAGGTGGAACAGCGGCCCAGTCACTATCTTGTGCCAGCCTGAGCTGTGTTGAGGCCACGCCCGATGTAACGGCCGTCCTCCCGGCCCGGCCTTATCTTCTCACGCTTGGTTCGTTCCCCTCACCGAACGAGCGATGTTCTGGAGTACTATTTTTTTATGCCAAAGTACTTAACTAGCACACAACAATTCATGTTAATCAAACAAAAAAAAGCGCACAACAATTCATGCGGACCCAGCGTACAAATCGTCATCACGTACGGGTGTGATTTTCAAATTCAGAACATCATGTTTTGGCGTCTGAAAACATACCACAGATTTAGTTCCAAGTACTCTGCTTGAGCTTTAAAAATAAAGTAACCTGCTTGGCGTTTTCAACAACTAATGGAAGTAAATTCCATGACATTTCAAGTCATAATACAGGCGCTGATGCTTAAATGATGTGGCATCTCACAACACTCCACACAAGTGGTTCTACCTACTCTACTTAGGTCTTCAAAAAGTACAAATTCAAATAAGTTTCATTGGATTTCAGGTTCTGCTGGGGGTTGGGGTGCTCCAAAATCCCCCCAAACATAAGAGGGGAACTTCCACGGAGATAGCACTCGCGTCGCACGGACAAAATATCTGAACAGCCGGCACGAATTCTGAACCGCAATTCATTCCCTTCAGTCAATGATCTCCTCGCACAGGAAATCTGGGAGATCTCCCTTGTTCCCCTTCATGATCACAATCTCGTATGCAATTCTCTGCCGAAGGTGTTCTAGCTGCTCCTGCGGCAATACAAGAACAAAAAACATGGCTTAGTGCACTGTCCAAGTTGCTTTTTTTTCATACACCCACTCAATTCCCAGTTCTTACTGAGCTAAGCGCTGAACGAAGGTAAAGCCCGGTGAACCCCAGGATGTAGTGCACGATGAAGACGTGGCTTTCCTACCTGGTGAGCATGGTATTTCCATCATTGCTTTCAATAATTGTAAGGTTCCAAAATTATTTTTTTCTAGATCCGAATGAACAAACTCACCTTGTACATGGTTCATGCTGCCCCACTAAGGGGTACATAAAGGTCCGCCCAATAGTCTCGACCAAGCCTGCACCAAACATGTCGTTAAAACGGTGGCAGAATCTGAGCTGGAATTCCTTCGCCAAAGCCTCATTCCTCCTCTTCATCTCATCTGCTGGATCTGTCTCAGTTGGATTGAGCGCCATAACTTCCTTCTTGTCTATGTCAAGACTGTACAGGGACCAGCAATCTATGAACAGCACCGGGAACATGAACTGCAATGCGCAACAACTACACATTAGACTGCAGCCCAGATGAAGCATATCAGTCAGTGTGATGGTTCTGGCCGTATCCATTATCCTTGTCTTCTTCAGCCAGTCAATTCTGTATCCTATTAGTTTGGAGTACCACCCTGTTCATTGAAAAATAAATTAG
The sequence above is a segment of the Aegilops tauschii subsp. strangulata cultivar AL8/78 chromosome 6, Aet v6.0, whole genome shotgun sequence genome. Coding sequences within it:
- the LOC109733929 gene encoding uncharacterized WD repeat-containing protein C2A9.03 isoform X1 — encoded protein: MCNYGGGDVDDWYDDSDTDDHVEDTGDDGHHEQGARNSDLDLDDEDRTFLLRNLVWATSKHDVYLMSHYSVLHWSALSGVDTELMNVQGHVAPKEKHPGSLLEGFSQTKVSTMAVKDNLLVAGGFQGELICKHLDREGISFCCRTSHDDNALTNAIEIFNTSSGAVHFMASSNDNGVRDYDMERFQLCNHFQFDCPVNHTSLSPDRKLVLAVGDHPDALLVDANSGETLHAMKGHHDYSFASAWSPDGRTFATGNQDKTCRVWDVRNLSKAIHVLKGNLGAIRSIRFTSDGQFLAMAEHADFVQIFDARSDYTKRQELDFFGEISGISFSPDMDALFVGVWDRTYGSLLQYGRLHNNN
- the LOC109733929 gene encoding uncharacterized WD repeat-containing protein C2A9.03 isoform X2, which gives rise to MYYEFRKNTRSVKSTILHFQLRNLVWATSKHDVYLMSHYSVLHWSALSGVDTELMNVQGHVAPKEKHPGSLLEGFSQTKVSTMAVKDNLLVAGGFQGELICKHLDREGISFCCRTSHDDNALTNAIEIFNTSSGAVHFMASSNDNGVRDYDMERFQLCNHFQFDCPVNHTSLSPDRKLVLAVGDHPDALLVDANSGETLHAMKGHHDYSFASAWSPDGRTFATGNQDKTCRVWDVRNLSKAIHVLKGNLGAIRSIRFTSDGQFLAMAEHADFVQIFDARSDYTKRQELDFFGEISGISFSPDMDALFVGVWDRTYGSLLQYGRLHNNN